The following proteins come from a genomic window of Lolium rigidum isolate FL_2022 chromosome 5, APGP_CSIRO_Lrig_0.1, whole genome shotgun sequence:
- the LOC124656679 gene encoding disease resistance protein RGA2-like, with translation MPFWLLSSHSGGGVTVRTGFDEDLYYLKLSYSFDEDLDYLKRSKIILEDQIKYAEKRYLQHRVRISINSDDPWLSISNTITLMKSTNYDIEDIINDSHHLKEEPGDTSCLRKVSSFFSCYNPIITKVKLIERMKSVRKDLQIIQSDLSSTRALPFSEQPGSSYVNISSPIIGRDVDFSRVMNLLKMSSDKGISVIPILGPVGSGKSTIACLIYFDTWVEKEFNHRIWLSLAMHTVDIKGIAKKIISEAGKTICGNMELKSKFHHILKHESCLIVLDGLWADDQKIIELKQMLQTGSASKSKIIVTTHNEFVANLIASSQVYRLHLLSDEHCSLVFQSALIYQSQDTEIYRDAVVDQSQDTEIYRDAVVDQSQDTEIYRDAVLARCEGNPLVAKFLGFVVDSGRGSLEI, from the exons ATGCCCTTCTGGCTGCTCTCCTCTcattccggcggcggcgtcacggtgAGGACCGG TTTTGATGAGGACCTGTACTATCTTAAACTATCTTACAGTTTTGATGAGGACCTGGACTATCTTAAACGAAGCAAGATCATTCTTGAGGACCAGATCAAGTATGCTGAAAAAAGGTATCTGCAGCATAGAGTGAGAATATCAATTAACAGTGATGATCCTTGGCTCTCCATTTCTAATACGATTACCCTCATGAAGTCAACAAATTATGACATAGAAGATATTATCAATGATTCCCATCATTTGAAAGAGGAGCCTGGAGATACTAGCTGTCTTAGAAAG GTCTCATCATTTTTCTCCTGTTATAATCCAATCATCACAAAAGTTAAGCTTATTGAAAGGATGAAATCTGTGAGAAAGGATCTGCAGATCATTCAGTCTGACCTCTCCTCTACAAGGGCACTTCCATTCTCTGAACAGCCTGGATCATCATACGTGAATATAAGTTCACCCATCATTGGAAGAGATGTTGACTTCAGCAGAGTCATGAACTTACTGAAAATGTCAAGCGACAAAGGTATTTCTGTCATCCCCATACTAGGGCCTGTTGGTAGTGGCAAGTCAACTATCGCTTGTCTGATTTACTTTGATACCTGGGTGGAAAAGGAATTCAACCACCGAATTTGGCTTAGCCTAGCTATGCATACTGTTGATATCAAAGGCATCGCGAAAAAGATAATTTCAGAGGCTGGGAAAACTATTTGTGGAAATATGGAACTGAAGAGTAAATTTCATCATATTCTGAAGCACGAGAGCTGTTTAATTGTTTTGGATGGGCTGTGGGCTGATGATCAGAAGATAATTGAGCTTAAGCAGATGCTGCAAACCGGAAGTGCTTCGAAAAGTAAGATTATTGTGACAACACACAATGAATTTGTTGCCAACTTGATTGCTTCTTCTCAGGTATATAGGCTGCATCTTCTATCAGACGAACACTGTTCTCTAGTCTTCCAAAGTGCATTAATATATCAGAGTCAAGACACTGAGATATATAGAGATGCAGTTGTTGATCAGAGTCAAGACACTGAGATATATAGAGATGCAGTTGTTGATCAGAGTCAAGACACTGAGATATATAGAGATGCAGTTCTTGCTAGATGTGAGGGTAACCCTTTGGTTGCCAAATTTCTTGGATTTGTGGTGGATAGCGGGCGAGGATCATTGGAGATATAG